The sequence below is a genomic window from Thermonema lapsum.
TGAAAATAGATACATTTTTTCTTTGCAAACCATTTGCTTATCGTTGGGGTGGCGTGAAGATTGAAGCTATTTTTTTAGAGCGTTGCCCTGTTTTTTAGGATAATGCGGGGGAGGGCTTATTTATCGGCTGCTCTTTAGTAAGAGGAAAGCCATTTTAGCTCTGCTGCTGTTTGCTTTTGTCCATATATTTTGCGCTGTTGCAGATTGTTTTTGATAGCTTTTAACAGCAATGAAAAAGGAGCATATTGCACACCCCGCTTATGGTTGGCTACACTGATGCGGTAAAGTATCTGCCAGTGTCTAAGCAAATCTCTGTAAGCTTTCCATAGAGGCATATCGGGGTCATAGATATGAGCAGGCTCTGAGTTGGCGCCGTTCAATTCTAAAATACAAATATTGCGACCGGCATATAGCTCTTCTATAGATGGTACTTTCAAATCAAAGCGACCGAAATAGAAGCCGTCAATGTGGCGCGCGATATTGTCTATGACCTTTTGTAGTTGGGGTGTCAAAAGCTCATTGGCATTACGAAAAGTAGCTCCACGGCTGTGGTTACCTATGTGTGTGAGCTGGATGACTGTTTCTGCTTCCGGCACTTGATTCCACTGCAGAGCGTGTTGTTTTTTTAGAAAATCAAGGTGATAACGACAGCGTTCGTCTCTTGTAACAAGCTCGCCGAGGGTATGGACGCCATCACCTTTTACTTGAAGCGGTTCCTTTATGACAATGGAGGTGATTTTGCCTTGCGTACTATCTGGCATGCGACAGTACATGATGCCCAGTTCGAGGGGACTGTAGCACCACTCTTGAATTATCCACTCCCAAGCAGGGTAGGAGCTGAGAAAATTACGCAGTTCCGCTTCGTTGTTGAT
It includes:
- a CDS encoding ATP-grasp domain-containing protein, which codes for MKFFQWWKYLKWEFWSFWLFYIPIYFYWFYLSLRARSFTFFTAANPCMFLGGFTMYSKYDILRRIPAKYIPKSIWIAEDSSIEQVIEKIKKHKLNYPLAVKPNRGERGFAVERINNEAELRNFLSSYPAWEWIIQEWCYSPLELGIMYCRMPDSTQGKITSIVIKEPLQVKGDGVHTLGELVTRDERCRYHLDFLKKQHALQWNQVPEAETVIQLTHIGNHSRGATFRNANELLTPQLQKVIDNIARHIDGFYFGRFDLKVPSIEELYAGRNICILELNGANSEPAHIYDPDMPLWKAYRDLLRHWQILYRISVANHKRGVQYAPFSLLLKAIKNNLQQRKIYGQKQTAAELKWLSSY